One genomic window of Tachypleus tridentatus isolate NWPU-2018 chromosome 12, ASM421037v1, whole genome shotgun sequence includes the following:
- the LOC143235777 gene encoding von Willebrand factor-like: MCQKGYSLDGDNIKECSLKCTGGQTYQECADPCQHSCLTIASNVKCLKKCVEGCACPPGTTLNNDEMCIPVSECQCIFEGKEYLPNSKRLDGSDVCICENAVWNCRAASLKELVSVTNPDDLMQRDPEYCGKQLNMEYTNCVPVCPPTCQNKLVEQECATYL, from the exons ATGTGCCAAAAGGGGTACTCATTAGATGGAGATAACATCAAAGAATGCT CTTTGAAGTGCACTGGTGGTCAGACTTACCAAGAGTGTGCTGATCCTTGCCAACATTCTTGCCTTACTATTGCTTCTAATGTTAAATGCCTCAAGAAGTGTGTTGAAGGCTGTGCATGTCCTCCTGGAACAACTTTGAATAATGATGAAATGTGTATTCCAGTCAGTGAATGTCAATGCATATTTGAAGGAAAAGAATATCTTCCAAACTCAAAGAGGCTAGATGGCTCAGATGTGTG CATATGTGAAAATGCTGTTTGGAACTGTCGGGCAGCATCTTTGAAAGAACTTGTTTCTGTAACTAACCCTGATGATCTTATGCAAAGAGATCCAGAATATTGTGGGAAGCAGTTAAATATGGAATATACTAACTGTGTACCTGTTTGTCCTCCAACGTGCCAAAATAAATTAGTTGAACAAGAGTGTGCTACGTATCTGTAA